A stretch of DNA from Streptomyces gobiensis:
CTGCACTACGCCACGGCGGTGGAGCGGGTGACGCCGGACGCACTGCCGAGTGGGCCGCTGTATGTCCTGGACCCGGAAGGGGCGGATATCCGGGCCACCGCCATCCCCGATGACGCGCTGCTCGCCTTCGGTACGGAGCGGCACGGGGTCTCCCCGGAACTGCGGGCGCGGGCAGACCACTTGGTGGCCCTGCCCATGCGCCCGCAGGTATCCAGCTACAACCTGGCCACCAGCGTGGCGATGGCCCTCTACCACTGGTCGACAGGGCCTAGGCGGGGCGGCGTACCTCCACCGTGCGGAAGCGGGGGGTGACGAAGGCGCCGTCGCATAGCGCCGCGTTGGCGGCCGGGTTGCCGCCGGAGCCGTGGAAGTCGGAGAAGGCCGCGGTCTGGTTGACGTAGACACCGCCGGTGAGGTTGAGCGACAGCTGGGCGCATTCCTGGAGGCAGGCGTCCTCGATCAGCCGCTCGGCGTTCGGGTCCGTGGTGTACGCGCCGACGGTCATCGCGCCCTTCTCCCGGATCGTGCGGCACAGCAGCGCCACCGCGTCCTCCGTGGAGTCCATGGCGACCGCGAAGGAGACCGGGCCGAAGCACTCGCTGAGGTAGGACTCCTCGGCGTCCGGCTTGGCCCGGTCCAGCTTGACGATGACCGGGGTGCGGACGGTGGCTTCGGGGAAGTCGGGGTGGCGGATGGTGCGGGAGGCCAGGGCGGTCTCGCCCAGCGCGGGGGCCGCTTCCAGGCGCTCCTTGACCTGGGGGTTGACGATGGCGCCGAGCAGGGCGTTGGCGCGGGCGTCGTCGCCGAGGAGCTTGTCCACCGCCGTGGCGAGGTCGCTCACCACCTCGTCGTAGGACTTGTCCCCGGCGTCGGTGGCGATGCCGTCCCGGGGGATCAGCAGGTTCTGCGGGGTGGTGCACATCTGGCCGCTGTAGAGGGAGAGGGAGAACGCCAGGTTGGCCAGCATGCCCTGGTAGTCGTCGGTGGAGTCGATGATGACGGTGTTGACTCCGGCCTTCTCCGTGAAGACCTGCGCCTGCCGGGCGTTGGCCTCCAGCCAGTCGCCGAAGGCGGTGCCGCCGGTGTAGTCGATGATGCGGATCTCGGGGCGTACGGCGAGGGTCTTGGCGATGCCCTCGCCGTCCCGTTCGGCGGCCAGTGAGACCAGGTTGGGGTCGAAGCCCGTCTCGGCCAGCACCTCGCGGGCGATCCGTACCGTGAGCGCCAGCGGCAGCACCGCGCGCGGGTGCGGCTTGACGAGGACCGGGTTGCCGGTGGCCAGCGAGGCGAACAGGCCCGGGTAGCCGTTCCAGGTGGGGAAGGTGTTGCAGCCGATGAGGAGTGAGATGCCGCGCGGAACCGGGGTGAAGCGCTTGTCCAGCTGGAGCGGGTCGCGTTTGCCCTGGGGCTTGGTCCAGTGCGCCGAGTCCGGGGTGCGGGCCTGCTCGACGTAGGCGTAGGCCACCGCCTCCAGGCCGCGGTCCTGGGCGTGTGGCCCGCCCGCCTGCAGGGCCATCATGAAGGCCTGTCCGCTGGTGTGCATGACCGCGTGGGCGAACTCATGGGTACGGGCGTTGATCCGGGCCAGGATCTCCAGGCACACCGCCGCCCGGGTCTCGGGGCCCGTCGCCCGCCAGGCGGGCATGGCCTCGCGCATCGCGGGGAGCAGGACATCGGGGTCGGTGTGCGGGTACTCGATGCCCAGCTTGATGCCGTACGGCGAGGTTTCGCCGCCGGTCCAGCCGTCCTCGCCGGGCTGGTCCAGCTCGAAGCGCCGGCCGCGCAGCGCGTCGAAGGCCGCCTGACCGTCGGCGGCGCTCAGCGAGCCATGCTCGGCGCCGTAAGCCTTCGGGTGCTCCGGATACGGCGACCAGTACGCCCGGCTACGGATCGTGTCCAGCGCCTGGTCGAGCGTGGGACGGTGCTTCTCGATCAACTGCACTGCGTTGAGTGCGGCGGCCATCAGGGACCAACTCCTCGTCGAGGTGGGCGATGGATGGGCAGGTACAGGTAGACAGAGTTAGAGTAACCGAACGATCGGTCGGGACAAGGGGGCAAGAATGGACACCGTGGGCACTGTCGCCGTCGTGGGCACCGGGACCATGGGCCAGGGCATCGCCCAGGTCGCGCTGGTCGCCGGGCACCGGGTCCGGCTGCACGATGTGGCGCCGGAACGGGCCGCGCAGACCGCCGCCGCGATCGGCCACCGGCTTGACCGCCTCGTCGAGAAGGGCCAGCTGACCGCCGAGGAGCAGGCCGCCGCGGCGGCCCGGCTGCATCCGGCCGGAGAGCTGGGTGAACTGGCCGACGCGGACCTGGTCGTCGAGGCGATCCTGGAGGACCTGGGCGCCAAACAGCAGCTGTTCAGCGCCCTGGAATCCGTCGTCAGCGAGCGCTGCCTCCTCGCCACCAACACCTCCTCGCTCTCCGTCACCGCCATCGCCGCCGCCCTGCGTTTCCCGGGCCGCTGTGTCGGCCTGCACTTCTTCAACCCCGCGCCGCTGCTCCCGCTCGTCGAGGTGGTCAGCGGCCACGCGACGGACCCGTCGGCCGCCGACCGGGCGTACGACCTCGCCACCGCCTGGGGCAAGACCCCTGTCCGTTGCGCCGACACCCCCGGCTTCATCGTCAACCGCGTAGCCCGCCCCTTCTACGCCGAGGCGTTCCGGGTCTACGAGGAGCGGGCCGCCGACCCGGCCACCCTTGACGCGGTGCTGCGCGAGTGCGGCGGTTTCCGGATGGGCCCCTTCCAGCTCACCGATCTGATCGGCCAGGACGTCAATGAGGCCGTGACCACGTCCGTATGGGACTCCTTCTTCCAGGACCCGAAGTTCACGCCCTCCCTCGCCCAGCGCCGCCTCGTACAGTCCGGTCAGCTCGGCCGCAAGTCGGGCCAGGGATGGTACGGATACGGCCCCGAGGACGAGCCGTCCCCTGCGCCGCACACCGCGGCGGCCTGCCCGGCGCCCGAGGCGGTGGAGGTCCATGGCGACCTGGGCCCCGCCGCCGTACTGCCGGAGCTGCTGGCCGGGGCCGGTATCAAGGCCGACCGGGTCGGCGTGACCGGGCAGGGCTACATCGCTCTGCCCGGGGGCGGCCGCCTGCTGCTGGCCAACGGCTACGCGCCGCAGGGCCCCGAGATCCACTTCGACCTCGCGCTGGACTACCGGACGGCTGCCCGTATCGCCCTCGCCCCCGCCGACCCCGTCTCCGCGGGGGACCGCCGGGCGGCGACCGGCCTCTTCCAGGCCCTGGGCAAGCAGGTCAGCGTGATCGAGCCGGTTCCCGGGCTGATCGTGGCCCGTACGGTCGCGATGCTGGCCGACTTCGCCGTGGACGCGCTGGCCCGGTCCGTAGCGACCGAGGAGGACATCGATACGGCGATGCGGCTCGGGGTGAACTATCCACGCGGCCCCCTGGAGTGGGGCGACGCCCTCGGCCCGGAGTGGGTGGAGCAGGTACTGCGCCGACTGCACGCCTGCTATCCCACCGGGCGCTACGCCCCCTCACAGGCCCTCCTCCGACGGAAGCTCCGCAGGCAGGATGCACAATCATGACCATGGCCAAGCGCGATACGTACACACCCGAAACCCTCCTCACGGTCGCTGTGCGGGTGTTCAACGAGCGCGGCTATGACGGTACGTCGATGGAGCACCTCTCCAAGGCCGCCGGGATCTCCAAGTCCTCCATTTACCACCATGTCCGGGGCAAGGAGGAACTGCTGCGCCGGGCGATAAGCCGGGCGCTGGACGGTCTCTTCGGCATTCTCGACGAGCCCGCCGCGCGTACGGGGCGGGCCATCGAACGCCTTGAGTACGTCACGCGGCGCACCGCCGAGGTCCTGATGGCCGAGCTGCCCTACGTCACGCTGCTGCTGCGCGTGCACGGCAACACGGACACCGAGCGCTGGGCGATGGCCCGGCGCCGGGAGTTCGACCACCGGGTCGCGGAGCTGCTGAAGCAGGCGGCGGCGGACGGCGATCTGCGGCCGGATGTGGATGTCCGGCTGGCTACCCGACTGCTCTT
This window harbors:
- the paaN gene encoding phenylacetic acid degradation protein PaaN: MAAALNAVQLIEKHRPTLDQALDTIRSRAYWSPYPEHPKAYGAEHGSLSAADGQAAFDALRGRRFELDQPGEDGWTGGETSPYGIKLGIEYPHTDPDVLLPAMREAMPAWRATGPETRAAVCLEILARINARTHEFAHAVMHTSGQAFMMALQAGGPHAQDRGLEAVAYAYVEQARTPDSAHWTKPQGKRDPLQLDKRFTPVPRGISLLIGCNTFPTWNGYPGLFASLATGNPVLVKPHPRAVLPLALTVRIAREVLAETGFDPNLVSLAAERDGEGIAKTLAVRPEIRIIDYTGGTAFGDWLEANARQAQVFTEKAGVNTVIIDSTDDYQGMLANLAFSLSLYSGQMCTTPQNLLIPRDGIATDAGDKSYDEVVSDLATAVDKLLGDDARANALLGAIVNPQVKERLEAAPALGETALASRTIRHPDFPEATVRTPVIVKLDRAKPDAEESYLSECFGPVSFAVAMDSTEDAVALLCRTIREKGAMTVGAYTTDPNAERLIEDACLQECAQLSLNLTGGVYVNQTAAFSDFHGSGGNPAANAALCDGAFVTPRFRTVEVRRPA
- a CDS encoding 3-hydroxyacyl-CoA dehydrogenase, whose protein sequence is MDTVGTVAVVGTGTMGQGIAQVALVAGHRVRLHDVAPERAAQTAAAIGHRLDRLVEKGQLTAEEQAAAAARLHPAGELGELADADLVVEAILEDLGAKQQLFSALESVVSERCLLATNTSSLSVTAIAAALRFPGRCVGLHFFNPAPLLPLVEVVSGHATDPSAADRAYDLATAWGKTPVRCADTPGFIVNRVARPFYAEAFRVYEERAADPATLDAVLRECGGFRMGPFQLTDLIGQDVNEAVTTSVWDSFFQDPKFTPSLAQRRLVQSGQLGRKSGQGWYGYGPEDEPSPAPHTAAACPAPEAVEVHGDLGPAAVLPELLAGAGIKADRVGVTGQGYIALPGGGRLLLANGYAPQGPEIHFDLALDYRTAARIALAPADPVSAGDRRAATGLFQALGKQVSVIEPVPGLIVARTVAMLADFAVDALARSVATEEDIDTAMRLGVNYPRGPLEWGDALGPEWVEQVLRRLHACYPTGRYAPSQALLRRKLRRQDAQS
- a CDS encoding TetR/AcrR family transcriptional regulator, which gives rise to MTMAKRDTYTPETLLTVAVRVFNERGYDGTSMEHLSKAAGISKSSIYHHVRGKEELLRRAISRALDGLFGILDEPAARTGRAIERLEYVTRRTAEVLMAELPYVTLLLRVHGNTDTERWAMARRREFDHRVAELLKQAAADGDLRPDVDVRLATRLLFGMINSIVEWYRPERGGHGTSEEVAEAVVRTAFAGLRT